The Caretta caretta isolate rCarCar2 chromosome 10, rCarCar1.hap1, whole genome shotgun sequence genome has a window encoding:
- the SEMA6D gene encoding semaphorin-6D isoform X7: MRLLLLCACLMLLTVSWCLAVSFPEDADPINVVDYHYSRQYPVFKGRPSGNESQHRLDFQLMLKIRDTLYIAGRDQVYTVNLNEVPKAEVTPSKKLTWRSRQQDRENCAMKGKHKDECHNFIKVFVPRNDEMVFVCGTNAFNPMCRYYWLNTLEYDGEEISGLARCPFDARQTNVALFADGKLYSATVADFLASDAVIYRSMGDGSALRTIKYDSKWIKEPHFLHAIEYGNYVYFFFREIAVEHNNLGKAVYSRVARICKNDMGGSQRVLEKHWTSFLKARLNCSVPGDSFFYFDVLQSITDIIEINGVPTVVGVFTTQLNSIPGSAVCAFSMDDIEKVFKGRFKEQKTPDSVWTAVPEDKVPKPRPGCCAKHGLAEAYKTSIDFPDETLSFIKSHPLMDSAVPSVIEEPWFTKTRVRYRLTAVAVDHSAGPYQNYTIIFVGSEAGVVLKILAKTRSFSLNDSVLLEEIDAYNHAKCNAEIEEDRKVISLQLDKEHHAIFVAFSSCVIRIPLSRCEHHGSCKKSCIASRDPYCGWLDQGACGRVKPGMLFSLFVSYNHSTGGYEQDVEYGNTGQLGDCHGVRWEVQSGDSNQMVHMNVLITCVFAAFVLGAFLAGVAVYCYRDIFVRKSRKIHKDAESAQSCTDSSGSFAKLNGLFDSPVKEYQQNIDSPKLYTNLLSSRKELPPNGDTKSMIMDHRGQPPELAALPTPESTPVLQQKTLQVMKSQSDKAHSNLNASRKETPLKSPQFFPSSPPPHSPLSHGHIPSAIVLPNATHDYNTSFSNSNAHKADKKMQNIDHPLTKPSSKRDHRRSVDSRNTLNDFLKHLNETPNNPKSIMGDIQVAHQTLMLDPMGNMSEIPPKVPNREASLYSPPSTLPRNSPTKRVDVPTTPAVPMTSLDRQRGYHKNSSQRHSISALPKNLNSPNGVLLSRQPSITRGGYMPPATGTKMDYMQGTPVSVHLQPSLSRQSSYTSNGTLPRTGIKRTPSIKPDVPPKPSFVPQTTSVRPLNKYSY, encoded by the exons ATGAGGCTGCTTCTGCTTTGTGCTTGTCTGATGCTATTGACTGTGTCCTGGTGCCTAGCTGTCAGCTTTCCTGAAGACGCTGACCCTATTAATGTTGTTGACTACCATT ATTCAAGGCAATATCCAGTATTTAAAGGACGCCCTTCAGGCAATGAATCTCAACACAGGCTGGACTTTCAACTGATGTTGAAAATTCGAGACACACTTTATATCGCTGGCAG GGATCAAGTTTATACAGTAAACTTAAATGAAGTTCCCAAGGCAGAAGTTACTCCAAGCAAA aaattaaccTGGAGATCGAGACAgcaggacagagagaactgtGCCATGAAAGGCAAACACAAA GATGAATGCCATAACTTTATTAAAGTCTTTGTTCCCAGAAATGATGAGATGGTGTTTGTCTGTGGTACAAATGCATTTAACCCCATGTGCAGATACTACTGG CTGAATACCTTAGAGTATGACGGAGAGGAAATTAGCGGATTGGCAAGATGCCCATTTGATGCCAGACAAACCAACGTTGCCCTCTTTGCTG ATGGGAAATTGTATTCAGCAACAGTAGCAGATTTTCTAGCAAGTGATGCTGTTATTTACCGCAGCATGGGAGATGGATCTGCCCTAAGAACAATAAAATACGATTCCAAATGGATAAAag AACCACATTTCCTCCATGCCATAGAATATGGCAACTATGTTTATTTCTTCTTTCGAGAAATTGCTGTAGAGCACAATAATTTAGGCAAG GCTGTGTATTCCCGTGTGGCACGCATATGTAAAAATGACATGGGTGGCTCCCAAAGAGTGCTGGAAAAACACTGGACTTCATTCCTAAAAGCTCGGCTCAACTGTTCTGTTCCCGGGGATTCATTTTTCTACTTTGATGTTCTGCAGTCGATCACAGACATAATAGAAATCAATGGAGTCCCTACTGTTGTCGGTGTATTCACCACACAGCTTAACAG catCCCTGGTTCAGCAGTGTGTGCTTTTAGCATGGATGACATTGAGAAAGTATTCAAAGGAAGATTTAAAGAACAGAAGACTCCAGACTCTGTTTGGACAGCTGTACCCGAAGACAAAGTACCAAAGCCAAG ACCTGGTTGCTGTGCAAAACATGGTCTAGCAGAGGCTTACAAAACCTCCATTGATTTCCCGGATGAAACCTTATCCTTCATCAAATCCCATCCATTGATGGATTCTGCAGTTCCATCAGTCATCGAGGAGCCCTGGTTCACAAAGACACGGGTCAG ATATAGGTTGACTGCAGTTGCTGTAGACCATTCCGCTGGACCCTACCAAAACTACACAATCATATTTGTTGGCTCTGAAGCAGGAGTGGTACTTAAGATCTTGGCAAAGACCAGATCTTTTTCTTTGAATGACAGCGTATTACTGGAAGAGATTGATGCTTATAATCATGCAAA GTGTAACGCAGAGATTGAAGAAGACAGAAAAGTCATTTCCCTTCAGTTGGATAAAGAACACCATGCTATATTTGTGGCATTCTCCAGTTGTGTTATTAGAATTCCCCTCAGTCGCTGTGAGCATCATGGATCATGTAAAAA GTCTTGTATTGCTTCACGAGACCCCTATTGTGGCTGGCTAGACCAGGGGGCATGCGGAAGAGTGAAACCTGGCATGTT GTTCTCTTTGTTTGTTTCATACAACCACAGCACTGGAGGATATGAGCAAGATGTAGAATACGGCAATACAGGACAGCTTGGGGACTGCCATG GTGTAAGGTGGGAAGTACAGTCAGGAGATTCCAACCAAATGGTACACATGAACGTCCTGATCACTTGTGTATTTGCTGCTTTTGTCCTGGGAGCCTTCCTTGCAGGAGTGGCAGTTTACTGTTACCGAGATATATTTGTACGGAAATCTAGAAAAATACACAAAGATGCAGAATCAGCTCAGTCCTGTACAGACTCCAGTGGAAGTTTTGCTAAACTGAATGGGTTATTTGATAGTCCTGTCAAGGAATATCAGCAAAACATTGACTCGCCTAAACTGTACACAAATCTGTTGAGTAGCAGAAAAGAACTGCCACCGAATGGTGATACAAAATCCATGATAATGGACCACAGAGGCCAGCCTCCAGAATTAGCTGCACTTCCTACTCCAGAATCCACCCCAGTACTGCAGCAAAAGACACTGCAGGTGATGAAGAGTCAGTCAGACAAGGCACATAGCAACCTCAATGCTTCAAGAAAAGAAACCCCTCTAAAAAGCCCTCAATTTTTTCCTTCTagtcccccaccccattctccgtTAAGTCATGGACATATTCCCAGTGCTATTGTTCTTCCCAATGCTACCCATGACTACAACACATCTTTCTCAAATTCTAACGCACATAAAGCAGACAAAAAGATGCAAAATATTGATCACCCACTTACAAAACCGTCAAGCAAAAGAGACCACAGGCGATCTGTTGATTCCAGGAATACCCTGAACGATTTTCTGAAACATTTAAACGAAACTCCTAATAATCCCAAATCAATTATGGGAGACATTCAAGTGGCTCACCAGACTTTAATGCTGGATCCAATGGGAAATATGTCTGAGATTCCACCTAAAGTTCCTAATAGGGAGGCATCTTTATACTCCCCTCCATCTACGCTTCCAAGAAATAGTCCAACAAAACGGGTGGACGTCCCTACTACCCCAGCAGTACCAATGACTTCTTTAGACAGACAAAGGGGCTATCACAAAAATTCTTCACAAAGGCATTCAATATCTGCCCTTCCTAAAAACTTAAACTCACCAAATGGTGTTTTGTTATCCAGACAGCCTAGTATTACCCGTGGGGGATACATGCCTCCTGCTACAggcacaaagatggactacatgCAAGGAACACCGGTCAGCGTTCACCTACAGCCTTCTTTATCCAGACAAAGCAGTTACACAAGCAATGGAACCCTTCCTCGTACAGGGATAAAGAGGACACCATCCATAAAACCTGACGTGCCACCAAAACCCTCATTCGTTCCTCAAACAACTTCAGTCAGACCACTGAACAAATACAGCTACTAG
- the SEMA6D gene encoding semaphorin-6D isoform X2 — translation MRLLLLCACLMLLTVSWCLAVSFPEDADPINVVDYHYSRQYPVFKGRPSGNESQHRLDFQLMLKIRDTLYIAGRDQVYTVNLNEVPKAEVTPSKKLTWRSRQQDRENCAMKGKHKDECHNFIKVFVPRNDEMVFVCGTNAFNPMCRYYWLNTLEYDGEEISGLARCPFDARQTNVALFADGKLYSATVADFLASDAVIYRSMGDGSALRTIKYDSKWIKEPHFLHAIEYGNYVYFFFREIAVEHNNLGKAVYSRVARICKNDMGGSQRVLEKHWTSFLKARLNCSVPGDSFFYFDVLQSITDIIEINGVPTVVGVFTTQLNSIPGSAVCAFSMDDIEKVFKGRFKEQKTPDSVWTAVPEDKVPKPRPGCCAKHGLAEAYKTSIDFPDETLSFIKSHPLMDSAVPSVIEEPWFTKTRVRYRLTAVAVDHSAGPYQNYTIIFVGSEAGVVLKILAKTRSFSLNDSVLLEEIDAYNHAKCNAEIEEDRKVISLQLDKEHHAIFVAFSSCVIRIPLSRCEHHGSCKKSCIASRDPYCGWLDQGACGRVKPGMFTGGYEQDVEYGNTGQLGDCHEILPTTTTPDYKIFGDPTSDMELSSASITTMASIPVISPKVIGSWKPKVTGSRKFVVQDDPNTSDYSDPLSGVPKGVRWEVQSGDSNQMVHMNVLITCVFAAFVLGAFLAGVAVYCYRDIFVRKSRKIHKDAESAQSCTDSSGSFAKLNGLFDSPVKEYQQNIDSPKLYTNLLSSRKELPPNGDTKSMIMDHRGQPPELAALPTPESTPVLQQKTLQVMKSQSDKAHSNLNASRKETPLKSPQFFPSSPPPHSPLSHGHIPSAIVLPNATHDYNTSFSNSNAHKADKKMQNIDHPLTKPSSKRDHRRSVDSRNTLNDFLKHLNETPNNPKSIMGDIQVAHQTLMLDPMGNMSEIPPKVPNREASLYSPPSTLPRNSPTKRVDVPTTPAVPMTSLDRQRGYHKNSSQRHSISALPKNLNSPNGVLLSRQPSITRGGYMPPATGTKMDYMQGTPVSVHLQPSLSRQSSYTSNGTLPRTGIKRTPSIKPDVPPKPSFVPQTTSVRPLNKYSY, via the exons ATGAGGCTGCTTCTGCTTTGTGCTTGTCTGATGCTATTGACTGTGTCCTGGTGCCTAGCTGTCAGCTTTCCTGAAGACGCTGACCCTATTAATGTTGTTGACTACCATT ATTCAAGGCAATATCCAGTATTTAAAGGACGCCCTTCAGGCAATGAATCTCAACACAGGCTGGACTTTCAACTGATGTTGAAAATTCGAGACACACTTTATATCGCTGGCAG GGATCAAGTTTATACAGTAAACTTAAATGAAGTTCCCAAGGCAGAAGTTACTCCAAGCAAA aaattaaccTGGAGATCGAGACAgcaggacagagagaactgtGCCATGAAAGGCAAACACAAA GATGAATGCCATAACTTTATTAAAGTCTTTGTTCCCAGAAATGATGAGATGGTGTTTGTCTGTGGTACAAATGCATTTAACCCCATGTGCAGATACTACTGG CTGAATACCTTAGAGTATGACGGAGAGGAAATTAGCGGATTGGCAAGATGCCCATTTGATGCCAGACAAACCAACGTTGCCCTCTTTGCTG ATGGGAAATTGTATTCAGCAACAGTAGCAGATTTTCTAGCAAGTGATGCTGTTATTTACCGCAGCATGGGAGATGGATCTGCCCTAAGAACAATAAAATACGATTCCAAATGGATAAAag AACCACATTTCCTCCATGCCATAGAATATGGCAACTATGTTTATTTCTTCTTTCGAGAAATTGCTGTAGAGCACAATAATTTAGGCAAG GCTGTGTATTCCCGTGTGGCACGCATATGTAAAAATGACATGGGTGGCTCCCAAAGAGTGCTGGAAAAACACTGGACTTCATTCCTAAAAGCTCGGCTCAACTGTTCTGTTCCCGGGGATTCATTTTTCTACTTTGATGTTCTGCAGTCGATCACAGACATAATAGAAATCAATGGAGTCCCTACTGTTGTCGGTGTATTCACCACACAGCTTAACAG catCCCTGGTTCAGCAGTGTGTGCTTTTAGCATGGATGACATTGAGAAAGTATTCAAAGGAAGATTTAAAGAACAGAAGACTCCAGACTCTGTTTGGACAGCTGTACCCGAAGACAAAGTACCAAAGCCAAG ACCTGGTTGCTGTGCAAAACATGGTCTAGCAGAGGCTTACAAAACCTCCATTGATTTCCCGGATGAAACCTTATCCTTCATCAAATCCCATCCATTGATGGATTCTGCAGTTCCATCAGTCATCGAGGAGCCCTGGTTCACAAAGACACGGGTCAG ATATAGGTTGACTGCAGTTGCTGTAGACCATTCCGCTGGACCCTACCAAAACTACACAATCATATTTGTTGGCTCTGAAGCAGGAGTGGTACTTAAGATCTTGGCAAAGACCAGATCTTTTTCTTTGAATGACAGCGTATTACTGGAAGAGATTGATGCTTATAATCATGCAAA GTGTAACGCAGAGATTGAAGAAGACAGAAAAGTCATTTCCCTTCAGTTGGATAAAGAACACCATGCTATATTTGTGGCATTCTCCAGTTGTGTTATTAGAATTCCCCTCAGTCGCTGTGAGCATCATGGATCATGTAAAAA GTCTTGTATTGCTTCACGAGACCCCTATTGTGGCTGGCTAGACCAGGGGGCATGCGGAAGAGTGAAACCTGGCATGTT CACTGGAGGATATGAGCAAGATGTAGAATACGGCAATACAGGACAGCTTGGGGACTGCCATG AAATTTTGCCTACTACAACTACACCAGATTACAAAATATTTGGCGACCCAACATCtg ACATGGAGTTATCCTCAGCTTCTATTACCACAATGGCAAGTATCCCAGTTATATCACCTAAAGTGATTGGTTCCTGGAAACCTAAAGTGACTGGCTCTCGGAAATTTGTAGTTCAAGATGACCCAAACACTTCTGATTATTCTGATCCATTATCAGGTGTCCCAAAGG GTGTAAGGTGGGAAGTACAGTCAGGAGATTCCAACCAAATGGTACACATGAACGTCCTGATCACTTGTGTATTTGCTGCTTTTGTCCTGGGAGCCTTCCTTGCAGGAGTGGCAGTTTACTGTTACCGAGATATATTTGTACGGAAATCTAGAAAAATACACAAAGATGCAGAATCAGCTCAGTCCTGTACAGACTCCAGTGGAAGTTTTGCTAAACTGAATGGGTTATTTGATAGTCCTGTCAAGGAATATCAGCAAAACATTGACTCGCCTAAACTGTACACAAATCTGTTGAGTAGCAGAAAAGAACTGCCACCGAATGGTGATACAAAATCCATGATAATGGACCACAGAGGCCAGCCTCCAGAATTAGCTGCACTTCCTACTCCAGAATCCACCCCAGTACTGCAGCAAAAGACACTGCAGGTGATGAAGAGTCAGTCAGACAAGGCACATAGCAACCTCAATGCTTCAAGAAAAGAAACCCCTCTAAAAAGCCCTCAATTTTTTCCTTCTagtcccccaccccattctccgtTAAGTCATGGACATATTCCCAGTGCTATTGTTCTTCCCAATGCTACCCATGACTACAACACATCTTTCTCAAATTCTAACGCACATAAAGCAGACAAAAAGATGCAAAATATTGATCACCCACTTACAAAACCGTCAAGCAAAAGAGACCACAGGCGATCTGTTGATTCCAGGAATACCCTGAACGATTTTCTGAAACATTTAAACGAAACTCCTAATAATCCCAAATCAATTATGGGAGACATTCAAGTGGCTCACCAGACTTTAATGCTGGATCCAATGGGAAATATGTCTGAGATTCCACCTAAAGTTCCTAATAGGGAGGCATCTTTATACTCCCCTCCATCTACGCTTCCAAGAAATAGTCCAACAAAACGGGTGGACGTCCCTACTACCCCAGCAGTACCAATGACTTCTTTAGACAGACAAAGGGGCTATCACAAAAATTCTTCACAAAGGCATTCAATATCTGCCCTTCCTAAAAACTTAAACTCACCAAATGGTGTTTTGTTATCCAGACAGCCTAGTATTACCCGTGGGGGATACATGCCTCCTGCTACAggcacaaagatggactacatgCAAGGAACACCGGTCAGCGTTCACCTACAGCCTTCTTTATCCAGACAAAGCAGTTACACAAGCAATGGAACCCTTCCTCGTACAGGGATAAAGAGGACACCATCCATAAAACCTGACGTGCCACCAAAACCCTCATTCGTTCCTCAAACAACTTCAGTCAGACCACTGAACAAATACAGCTACTAG
- the SEMA6D gene encoding semaphorin-6D isoform X6 — protein sequence MRLLLLCACLMLLTVSWCLAVSFPEDADPINVVDYHYSRQYPVFKGRPSGNESQHRLDFQLMLKIRDTLYIAGRDQVYTVNLNEVPKAEVTPSKKLTWRSRQQDRENCAMKGKHKDECHNFIKVFVPRNDEMVFVCGTNAFNPMCRYYWLNTLEYDGEEISGLARCPFDARQTNVALFADGKLYSATVADFLASDAVIYRSMGDGSALRTIKYDSKWIKEPHFLHAIEYGNYVYFFFREIAVEHNNLGKAVYSRVARICKNDMGGSQRVLEKHWTSFLKARLNCSVPGDSFFYFDVLQSITDIIEINGVPTVVGVFTTQLNSIPGSAVCAFSMDDIEKVFKGRFKEQKTPDSVWTAVPEDKVPKPRPGCCAKHGLAEAYKTSIDFPDETLSFIKSHPLMDSAVPSVIEEPWFTKTRVRYRLTAVAVDHSAGPYQNYTIIFVGSEAGVVLKILAKTRSFSLNDSVLLEEIDAYNHAKCNAEIEEDRKVISLQLDKEHHAIFVAFSSCVIRIPLSRCEHHGSCKKSCIASRDPYCGWLDQGACGRVKPGMFTGGYEQDVEYGNTGQLGDCHEILPTTTTPDYKIFGDPTSGVRWEVQSGDSNQMVHMNVLITCVFAAFVLGAFLAGVAVYCYRDIFVRKSRKIHKDAESAQSCTDSSGSFAKLNGLFDSPVKEYQQNIDSPKLYTNLLSSRKELPPNGDTKSMIMDHRGQPPELAALPTPESTPVLQQKTLQVMKSQSDKAHSNLNASRKETPLKSPQFFPSSPPPHSPLSHGHIPSAIVLPNATHDYNTSFSNSNAHKADKKMQNIDHPLTKPSSKRDHRRSVDSRNTLNDFLKHLNETPNNPKSIMGDIQVAHQTLMLDPMGNMSEIPPKVPNREASLYSPPSTLPRNSPTKRVDVPTTPAVPMTSLDRQRGYHKNSSQRHSISALPKNLNSPNGVLLSRQPSITRGGYMPPATGTKMDYMQGTPVSVHLQPSLSRQSSYTSNGTLPRTGIKRTPSIKPDVPPKPSFVPQTTSVRPLNKYSY from the exons ATGAGGCTGCTTCTGCTTTGTGCTTGTCTGATGCTATTGACTGTGTCCTGGTGCCTAGCTGTCAGCTTTCCTGAAGACGCTGACCCTATTAATGTTGTTGACTACCATT ATTCAAGGCAATATCCAGTATTTAAAGGACGCCCTTCAGGCAATGAATCTCAACACAGGCTGGACTTTCAACTGATGTTGAAAATTCGAGACACACTTTATATCGCTGGCAG GGATCAAGTTTATACAGTAAACTTAAATGAAGTTCCCAAGGCAGAAGTTACTCCAAGCAAA aaattaaccTGGAGATCGAGACAgcaggacagagagaactgtGCCATGAAAGGCAAACACAAA GATGAATGCCATAACTTTATTAAAGTCTTTGTTCCCAGAAATGATGAGATGGTGTTTGTCTGTGGTACAAATGCATTTAACCCCATGTGCAGATACTACTGG CTGAATACCTTAGAGTATGACGGAGAGGAAATTAGCGGATTGGCAAGATGCCCATTTGATGCCAGACAAACCAACGTTGCCCTCTTTGCTG ATGGGAAATTGTATTCAGCAACAGTAGCAGATTTTCTAGCAAGTGATGCTGTTATTTACCGCAGCATGGGAGATGGATCTGCCCTAAGAACAATAAAATACGATTCCAAATGGATAAAag AACCACATTTCCTCCATGCCATAGAATATGGCAACTATGTTTATTTCTTCTTTCGAGAAATTGCTGTAGAGCACAATAATTTAGGCAAG GCTGTGTATTCCCGTGTGGCACGCATATGTAAAAATGACATGGGTGGCTCCCAAAGAGTGCTGGAAAAACACTGGACTTCATTCCTAAAAGCTCGGCTCAACTGTTCTGTTCCCGGGGATTCATTTTTCTACTTTGATGTTCTGCAGTCGATCACAGACATAATAGAAATCAATGGAGTCCCTACTGTTGTCGGTGTATTCACCACACAGCTTAACAG catCCCTGGTTCAGCAGTGTGTGCTTTTAGCATGGATGACATTGAGAAAGTATTCAAAGGAAGATTTAAAGAACAGAAGACTCCAGACTCTGTTTGGACAGCTGTACCCGAAGACAAAGTACCAAAGCCAAG ACCTGGTTGCTGTGCAAAACATGGTCTAGCAGAGGCTTACAAAACCTCCATTGATTTCCCGGATGAAACCTTATCCTTCATCAAATCCCATCCATTGATGGATTCTGCAGTTCCATCAGTCATCGAGGAGCCCTGGTTCACAAAGACACGGGTCAG ATATAGGTTGACTGCAGTTGCTGTAGACCATTCCGCTGGACCCTACCAAAACTACACAATCATATTTGTTGGCTCTGAAGCAGGAGTGGTACTTAAGATCTTGGCAAAGACCAGATCTTTTTCTTTGAATGACAGCGTATTACTGGAAGAGATTGATGCTTATAATCATGCAAA GTGTAACGCAGAGATTGAAGAAGACAGAAAAGTCATTTCCCTTCAGTTGGATAAAGAACACCATGCTATATTTGTGGCATTCTCCAGTTGTGTTATTAGAATTCCCCTCAGTCGCTGTGAGCATCATGGATCATGTAAAAA GTCTTGTATTGCTTCACGAGACCCCTATTGTGGCTGGCTAGACCAGGGGGCATGCGGAAGAGTGAAACCTGGCATGTT CACTGGAGGATATGAGCAAGATGTAGAATACGGCAATACAGGACAGCTTGGGGACTGCCATG AAATTTTGCCTACTACAACTACACCAGATTACAAAATATTTGGCGACCCAACATCtg GTGTAAGGTGGGAAGTACAGTCAGGAGATTCCAACCAAATGGTACACATGAACGTCCTGATCACTTGTGTATTTGCTGCTTTTGTCCTGGGAGCCTTCCTTGCAGGAGTGGCAGTTTACTGTTACCGAGATATATTTGTACGGAAATCTAGAAAAATACACAAAGATGCAGAATCAGCTCAGTCCTGTACAGACTCCAGTGGAAGTTTTGCTAAACTGAATGGGTTATTTGATAGTCCTGTCAAGGAATATCAGCAAAACATTGACTCGCCTAAACTGTACACAAATCTGTTGAGTAGCAGAAAAGAACTGCCACCGAATGGTGATACAAAATCCATGATAATGGACCACAGAGGCCAGCCTCCAGAATTAGCTGCACTTCCTACTCCAGAATCCACCCCAGTACTGCAGCAAAAGACACTGCAGGTGATGAAGAGTCAGTCAGACAAGGCACATAGCAACCTCAATGCTTCAAGAAAAGAAACCCCTCTAAAAAGCCCTCAATTTTTTCCTTCTagtcccccaccccattctccgtTAAGTCATGGACATATTCCCAGTGCTATTGTTCTTCCCAATGCTACCCATGACTACAACACATCTTTCTCAAATTCTAACGCACATAAAGCAGACAAAAAGATGCAAAATATTGATCACCCACTTACAAAACCGTCAAGCAAAAGAGACCACAGGCGATCTGTTGATTCCAGGAATACCCTGAACGATTTTCTGAAACATTTAAACGAAACTCCTAATAATCCCAAATCAATTATGGGAGACATTCAAGTGGCTCACCAGACTTTAATGCTGGATCCAATGGGAAATATGTCTGAGATTCCACCTAAAGTTCCTAATAGGGAGGCATCTTTATACTCCCCTCCATCTACGCTTCCAAGAAATAGTCCAACAAAACGGGTGGACGTCCCTACTACCCCAGCAGTACCAATGACTTCTTTAGACAGACAAAGGGGCTATCACAAAAATTCTTCACAAAGGCATTCAATATCTGCCCTTCCTAAAAACTTAAACTCACCAAATGGTGTTTTGTTATCCAGACAGCCTAGTATTACCCGTGGGGGATACATGCCTCCTGCTACAggcacaaagatggactacatgCAAGGAACACCGGTCAGCGTTCACCTACAGCCTTCTTTATCCAGACAAAGCAGTTACACAAGCAATGGAACCCTTCCTCGTACAGGGATAAAGAGGACACCATCCATAAAACCTGACGTGCCACCAAAACCCTCATTCGTTCCTCAAACAACTTCAGTCAGACCACTGAACAAATACAGCTACTAG